A single genomic interval of Fructobacillus americanaquae harbors:
- a CDS encoding bifunctional metallophosphatase/5'-nucleotidase, with the protein MVQVKILSTSDVHGYFTGDDFRRPLQNNGFGLARAATVVEQEKQAATEDLVITIENGDFIQGSPLTDYVEKQASAEGSLYRNLVATVGYEVRILGNHEFNYGRTYLEEVLHDDQTLLNANILDKDTKNPFIGRPYQIFEKGGLKVAVIGVTTQYIPHWEKPENIKGLLFQDPVKIVSNLVADLRFQVDKIVVAYHGGFNRDLKTGQALEPLTQENQGTDLLTIEGVDALVTGHQHRTLAEVVNGKPITQPGYRGDHVGVITLSDQQVAAKTIATATAGENLAIMALAEPLLNRVNQWLDEPVGHVGDNMRITDHFSARLHGHPFTELINRVQMAATGAKISANAIFNDEMRGFDNTVTIRDVMTNYIYRNTLAVVALTGAELVLALEQNANYFDWQDGQPMVSLDYLYPKPAHFNEDIWSGVAYKLDVKKPRGQRISAVMVGGQAIQPEAKYEVVVNNYRAGGAGNSIFNRNQVVREGQTDVAQLIVDYLRQHPKIRIDQPTNIHVVN; encoded by the coding sequence CCGTCGGCCATTGCAAAATAATGGCTTTGGCTTAGCTCGAGCAGCGACGGTTGTCGAACAAGAAAAGCAAGCAGCGACCGAGGACCTGGTGATTACCATCGAAAACGGTGATTTTATCCAAGGTTCCCCGCTAACCGACTATGTTGAAAAACAGGCGAGTGCAGAGGGAAGCCTGTACCGGAATTTAGTGGCAACGGTTGGTTACGAAGTTCGCATTTTGGGTAATCATGAATTTAACTATGGTCGGACCTACTTAGAAGAAGTTTTGCATGATGATCAGACGCTCTTAAATGCGAATATCTTGGATAAAGACACGAAGAATCCTTTTATTGGGCGTCCATACCAAATCTTTGAAAAAGGTGGCTTGAAGGTGGCAGTCATTGGAGTCACCACCCAGTACATTCCCCATTGGGAAAAACCTGAAAACATCAAGGGCTTGCTTTTTCAAGATCCGGTCAAGATTGTTTCAAACCTGGTTGCTGATCTCCGCTTCCAAGTGGACAAAATCGTGGTTGCTTATCATGGCGGTTTTAATCGTGATTTAAAAACAGGGCAAGCCCTGGAACCGCTCACTCAGGAAAATCAGGGAACTGATTTATTGACGATTGAAGGGGTTGATGCACTGGTGACGGGGCACCAGCACCGCACACTAGCAGAAGTTGTTAATGGTAAGCCAATCACACAGCCTGGCTATCGTGGCGACCATGTTGGGGTAATCACCTTGTCCGATCAACAGGTTGCAGCAAAAACGATTGCAACGGCAACGGCTGGTGAAAACTTGGCGATTATGGCGCTAGCAGAGCCATTGTTGAACCGGGTCAATCAGTGGTTGGACGAACCCGTTGGCCATGTTGGGGATAACATGCGGATCACGGATCATTTTTCCGCTCGTCTCCATGGCCATCCCTTTACGGAGTTGATTAACCGGGTTCAGATGGCTGCAACTGGAGCAAAAATTTCTGCTAATGCCATTTTTAATGATGAAATGCGGGGCTTTGATAATACGGTCACGATTCGAGATGTGATGACTAATTATATCTACCGAAATACTCTGGCGGTTGTTGCGCTAACGGGAGCAGAACTTGTGTTGGCTTTGGAACAGAACGCTAATTATTTTGATTGGCAGGATGGTCAGCCAATGGTTAGCTTAGACTATCTTTATCCAAAGCCAGCTCATTTTAATGAGGATATTTGGAGTGGGGTCGCGTATAAGTTGGATGTAAAAAAGCCACGTGGCCAGCGAATTAGCGCTGTGATGGTCGGCGGGCAAGCCATCCAACCAGAAGCAAAATACGAGGTCGTGGTGAACAATTATCGCGCTGGTGGAGCTGGCAATAGTATTTTTAACCGTAATCAAGTTGTCCGTGAGGGGCAAACGGACGTTGCTCAGCTGATTGTTGATTATCTGCGACAACATCCAAAAATCAGGATTGATCAGCCAACGAATATCCACGTTGTTAACTAA